From Sphingobium sp. RAC03, a single genomic window includes:
- a CDS encoding TonB-dependent receptor: protein MQRKPLVRPVMLALGSTLLWAMPAMAQDQTAQPQADAQAIDPNAIIVTARRREESLQDTPVAITAVNAAMLENKAAVNIGDLTGGVPNLLITNQNSGAAAANLAIRGLTYADVEKSQEPTVGVVVDGVFIGTSTGQFFDFFDIEQIEVLRGPQGTLFGRNTIGGVINIRRTRPTGEFGAKMEVSYGKFNTLATRAVVNAPLSSDGSIGAKLFYFHNETDGWYRQGQTGERRGFGNNENFGGSILFAPKDSGFDALFTLEKQVQKADPVVASLTQTGEVFCGLIPANECNRNNTTDLYTVFGLPNETNYSAPAATLEMNYDAGDVKLTSVTGWRDSRENQTQDFDGSSTDLYYVRRLQNYEQWSQELRAAGKFSDSFDYVVGLFYFSSEYRLTQYSRVFGFAPTVPPEIFDTNPQVVNGKTKSVAVFGDFNWAFADQWRLSFGGRFTRDKKSLDNSFGGIEIGRGTDTFKKFTPKVGVDFRPNDDVMFYGSWSQGYRSGGFSPRAGTAASAGIAYQPEVVDSFEVGGKFDLFDRKLQFNVAAFYSSYKDLHQNNTLNCPSCATGNETITSNVGSAKIKGLEFDFTARPTSQLTITGSMGLLDSKFKGFIVGGISPVSGAVVPYDYSRNDLIYNPNMTASLAADYTMPTSFGEIIANLSYRYIGRYDQQISLGPISGDLTNGPIIVNGNDPRVRTDKQGLVDASVTTKFELGGTEARLTLFGRNLANDRGPTHGFTVGGLWSFGTAREPRTYGATLGVKF, encoded by the coding sequence ATGCAAAGGAAGCCTTTGGTCCGTCCAGTCATGCTGGCATTGGGCAGCACGCTGCTGTGGGCCATGCCCGCCATGGCGCAGGATCAGACCGCCCAGCCCCAGGCCGATGCCCAGGCGATCGATCCCAACGCCATCATCGTCACCGCGCGCCGCCGCGAAGAAAGTCTGCAGGACACGCCGGTCGCGATCACCGCGGTCAACGCCGCCATGCTGGAAAACAAGGCGGCGGTGAATATCGGCGACCTGACAGGCGGCGTCCCCAACCTGCTGATCACCAACCAAAATTCGGGCGCGGCCGCCGCGAACCTCGCCATCCGTGGCCTGACCTATGCCGACGTCGAAAAATCGCAGGAACCGACCGTCGGCGTCGTTGTCGATGGCGTGTTCATCGGCACCAGCACCGGGCAATTCTTCGACTTTTTCGACATCGAGCAGATCGAAGTGCTGCGCGGCCCGCAGGGCACGCTGTTCGGCCGCAACACGATCGGCGGCGTCATCAACATCCGTCGCACCCGCCCGACCGGGGAGTTCGGTGCCAAAATGGAAGTCTCCTACGGCAAGTTCAACACGCTTGCGACCCGCGCCGTGGTCAACGCGCCCTTGTCCAGTGACGGCAGCATCGGTGCCAAACTCTTCTATTTCCATAATGAAACCGACGGCTGGTATCGTCAGGGGCAGACCGGCGAGCGCCGGGGTTTCGGCAATAATGAGAATTTCGGCGGATCAATCCTGTTCGCGCCGAAGGATAGCGGTTTCGATGCCCTCTTCACGCTCGAAAAGCAGGTGCAGAAGGCCGATCCCGTTGTCGCCAGCCTGACCCAGACCGGCGAAGTCTTTTGCGGCCTGATCCCGGCCAATGAATGCAACCGCAACAACACGACCGACCTGTACACCGTGTTCGGCCTGCCCAACGAAACCAACTATTCCGCGCCCGCCGCGACGCTGGAAATGAATTATGATGCGGGCGACGTCAAACTCACCTCCGTCACTGGCTGGCGCGATTCGCGTGAGAACCAGACGCAGGATTTCGACGGTTCCTCGACCGACCTCTATTATGTCCGGCGCTTGCAGAATTATGAGCAGTGGAGCCAGGAATTGCGCGCCGCTGGCAAGTTCAGCGACAGTTTCGACTATGTCGTAGGGCTGTTCTATTTCAGCTCCGAATATCGCTTGACCCAGTATAGCCGCGTCTTCGGCTTCGCCCCGACTGTCCCTCCTGAAATCTTCGACACCAACCCCCAGGTCGTGAACGGCAAGACCAAGTCCGTCGCCGTCTTCGGCGATTTCAACTGGGCCTTTGCCGACCAATGGCGCCTGTCCTTCGGCGGTCGCTTCACCCGCGACAAAAAGTCGCTCGACAATAGTTTCGGCGGCATCGAAATCGGCCGTGGCACCGACACGTTCAAGAAATTCACGCCCAAGGTCGGCGTCGATTTCCGCCCGAACGACGATGTCATGTTTTATGGCAGCTGGTCGCAAGGCTACCGGTCCGGCGGCTTTTCGCCCCGCGCGGGAACGGCCGCCAGCGCCGGTATCGCCTATCAACCCGAAGTGGTCGACAGCTTCGAAGTCGGCGGCAAGTTCGACCTGTTCGACCGCAAGCTGCAGTTCAACGTCGCGGCCTTCTATTCCAGCTACAAGGATCTGCACCAGAACAACACGCTCAATTGCCCAAGCTGCGCCACCGGAAACGAGACGATCACATCGAATGTCGGGTCGGCCAAGATCAAGGGCCTGGAGTTCGACTTCACTGCCCGTCCGACGTCGCAACTGACGATCACCGGCTCGATGGGCCTGCTCGATTCCAAGTTCAAGGGCTTCATCGTCGGCGGTATCTCGCCCGTGTCGGGCGCCGTCGTACCCTATGACTATTCGCGCAACGACCTCATCTACAATCCGAACATGACCGCGTCGTTGGCGGCCGACTACACGATGCCCACCAGCTTTGGCGAAATCATCGCGAATTTGAGCTATCGCTATATCGGCCGCTATGATCAGCAAATTTCATTGGGGCCAATCTCCGGCGACCTCACCAACGGGCCGATCATCGTCAACGGCAACGATCCGCGCGTGCGGACCGACAAGCAGGGACTGGTGGATGCGAGCGTGACCACCAAGTTCGAACTGGGCGGCACCGAAGCGCGCCTGACCCTGTTCGGCCGCAACCTCGCCAATGATCGTGGTCCAACCCACGGCTTCACCGTCGGCGGCCTGTGGTCCTTCGGCACGGCGCGCGAACCGCGCACCTATGGCGCGACGCTGGGCGTCAAATTCTGA